Within Maridesulfovibrio zosterae DSM 11974, the genomic segment TTATGTTGGTAAATCTTCATGGATCCGCAAAATGTTCGAGGCGGGAATAGTACTGAAAAAAAAGTACGGTGAGGACGCAGTATGTGACTTCTCACTGGGTAACCCTGATCTGGCTCCTCCGCCAGCTGTCAAGGAAACATTGCTCAAGATAGCTGAAAACGCTGACAAACCTTTTGCACTGGGTTACATGCCTAATTTCGGATACCCTGATGTACGAGACACTCTGGCACGTAAGGTCACCGAGGAGCAGGAAGTAGAAGTCGCAGGATCAGACATTATCGTGACTTGTGGTGCTGCAGGAGCTCTGAATATCTTTTTCCGTGCGATACTTAACCCCGGCGATGAGGTTATTTGTTCCAAACCAGTCTTCGTAGACTACTCCGCCTATGTAGGCTCTCATGGTGGGATCCTTAAACCGGTATCATGCAATGAATCAGACTTTTCGCTGGACCTGGATGCTATTGAAGCAGGAATTACTGACAAAACCTGTGCAGTACTCCTCAATTCCCCCAACAATCCTACAGGCGTGATCTACAGCGCCAAGCAACTCAAAGAGCTGGGCGAATTGCTGACCCGCAAGAGCGAAGGGCGCAAGCGTCCTATCCTGCTGGTATCAGATGAGCCATATCGATTCTTGGCCTTTGACGGAGAAAAAGTGCCATCCATGCTACAGGCGTATACATACAGCGTAGCGTGCTCTTCTTTCTCCAAGAATCTAGCCCTTGCAGGTGAAAGGGTTGGATACGCAGTAGTTAACCCGGCTATGGAAGGAAAGGAACAGTTAATAAATGTTATGACCATGGCCAACCGTTTTCTGGGCTTCATCAATGCCCCCTGTATCGGCCAGCGTTTGATGCAAGGAGCCATCGACTCGCAGGTAGATATTTCCATCTACGACGAACGCCGCAAGGCCATGGCCGAGGTACTTGACGAGGCAGGATATGAATACCCCATGCCTAAGGGAGCCTTCTACTTCTTTGTTAAGGCTCCGGGAGGCGATGACGTAGCTTTCTGCCAGCGCCTTATGGAAGAAAAGATTCTGGCGGTTCCGGGAACAGGTTTCCAGTATCCAGGCTACTTCCGACTTTCCTTCTGCGTAGACACGGCCATCATCCGCCGGGCTGCTCCTGGTCTCAAAAAGGCTATGGAAGGATAGTTCACAACAATATAAAAAACGCCCCCCAATGCTCTCATTAGCATCGGGGGGCATTTTTTTTATGCTCTTCACATACTCAGCTCTATTATGATGACACTCACCGCCAGAACATCTTTGGCAACAAGAACGGTAGGACTTAACCCCGTCAGATGAACTCCACTCGATAATATTTCTTCAAGCTCTTTATTTAGATGAGTGACTCAGTTCGGATACGTTCGGCATAAAGCCTGGCTTCGATGTAAAGAGACACAGCAGCCACAGCTCGATCGCAGACCTGAAATACAGGAATACCGCTACTGTTCAAAACATCTCGCATAGGATCATAAAGCCTTCCACCATCAATGACACAGATAATAGGCTTTTCACTTTCCTTGGACACCTTAGTCAATAATTGCACGATACCATTATCCGCATCCATATTAAAAGCAGTGTTGTCACTGCCATACAGTGTGTGCATGGCAGGCGAGAGCGGATCTAAACCAATGACAATAGCGTCTATGCCCGCATCCTCTGAAAGGACCTCAGCTACGAACGCGTGGGTCTCATCATCTGACGAAGGATTGATATCCAAAGGATTGTGTACAGTGACCAGACCAGTCAGTTTCTTGGTCTCCAGAATCTCCGTTATCCGCTTGACCGATTCAGTAGAAAACTCGGCCAGCCTAATCTGGTAATCATCGGACTGGATGGAGTCAGCCATGCCCACAGCTTCAAAACCTGCTCCGCTGACAGCAGCCAAACGGTTGCCATTGATCTTTTTGCCGGCCATGTTCTCAGCTAATAAAAACAGATCCTGAAATTCAGTGAAATTGCGGGCCACGATGGCACCGGCCTGCCGTGCGCATGATTCGCATACCATATAGTCGCCTGCCAGAGAGGCTGTATGACCACTGGTAGCGCTCTTACCTTCAGGAGTTCGACCAGCTTTATAAAAAACTACTTCCTTACCAGCCAGCACCGCATCACGTACAGCAGCGCAGAATTCCAGCCCATCCAAATCATTAAATCCTTCAGCGTAGACCGCAATGACGTCCACTTCATCGGAATCCTTAAAATATTTAACCATATCACCGAGGGTTAAATCGGTCTGGTTACCTAATGAGACCATATAAGCAGGGTTCATTTCTGGACACTGGCTGGAACGATGAAGCATAAACGCGCCAGACTGGCTGATCAAGGCCGCCCGATGTTGTAAATTTTTACTGTTCTTGGGCAATTTTTCTTCAGGAATAAACCACGTATCGTAGCGGCCAGGGTGGGAAACAACTCCCATACAGTTGGCTCCTAGAAATACAGGCCCTCCGTCTTCTGTAGCATGGGCTTCATTAATCGCCGCAATAACCTTGG encodes:
- a CDS encoding pyridoxal phosphate-dependent aminotransferase, with translation MQLVSDEMSSYVGKSSWIRKMFEAGIVLKKKYGEDAVCDFSLGNPDLAPPPAVKETLLKIAENADKPFALGYMPNFGYPDVRDTLARKVTEEQEVEVAGSDIIVTCGAAGALNIFFRAILNPGDEVICSKPVFVDYSAYVGSHGGILKPVSCNESDFSLDLDAIEAGITDKTCAVLLNSPNNPTGVIYSAKQLKELGELLTRKSEGRKRPILLVSDEPYRFLAFDGEKVPSMLQAYTYSVACSSFSKNLALAGERVGYAVVNPAMEGKEQLINVMTMANRFLGFINAPCIGQRLMQGAIDSQVDISIYDERRKAMAEVLDEAGYEYPMPKGAFYFFVKAPGGDDVAFCQRLMEEKILAVPGTGFQYPGYFRLSFCVDTAIIRRAAPGLKKAMEG